The following are encoded in a window of Dethiobacter alkaliphilus AHT 1 genomic DNA:
- a CDS encoding phosphocholine cytidylyltransferase family protein codes for MKALILNSGIGKRMGALTQDNPKCLVEVQENETILSRQVRALFNNGITEIIITTGPFAEQIKTYMTEKFPQVQVEYVSNPRYDSTNYIYSILLAKDLLDGELVLMHGDLVFEEMLLQKLLSSKQQNTVLVNPQVKLPEKDFKARIIDERIQKISIDIFGPDCFFLIPMYKLSYQFFSRWLTEMEVFKQEGKLGVYAEEALNVILPQVILEPFYFRQEFCSEIDNLTDLLNVRNALSGT; via the coding sequence ATGAAAGCCTTAATATTAAATTCCGGAATCGGCAAAAGAATGGGAGCATTAACACAGGACAACCCCAAATGTTTGGTGGAGGTACAGGAAAACGAAACTATTCTTTCCAGACAGGTAAGGGCGCTGTTTAACAATGGCATTACAGAAATTATTATTACCACCGGCCCTTTTGCCGAACAAATCAAAACCTATATGACAGAAAAGTTCCCTCAGGTTCAGGTAGAATACGTATCTAATCCTCGTTATGATTCTACCAACTACATTTATTCCATTCTGCTGGCTAAAGATCTATTAGATGGTGAGCTGGTCCTAATGCACGGTGACCTGGTCTTTGAAGAAATGCTTTTGCAAAAGCTTCTAAGCTCAAAGCAACAAAACACGGTGCTGGTAAACCCCCAGGTAAAACTGCCGGAAAAAGATTTCAAAGCCCGCATTATAGATGAGCGAATTCAAAAGATATCAATAGATATCTTTGGTCCTGACTGTTTCTTTTTGATTCCCATGTATAAATTAAGTTATCAGTTTTTTAGCCGCTGGTTGACTGAGATGGAAGTCTTTAAGCAAGAGGGAAAGCTGGGAGTATATGCTGAAGAAGCCCTGAACGTAATTTTGCCCCAAGTGATTCTTGAGCCTTTCTATTTCCGGCAGGAATTTTGCTCGGAGATAGATAATCTTACTGATTTGTTAAACGTAAGAAATGCCTTATCAGGAACATGA
- a CDS encoding NAD-dependent epimerase/dehydratase family protein, giving the protein MNVLVTGGAGFIGSHTVDLCIENGLNVVVVDDLSKGRLEHINQQAKFYKLDVRQTELTAVMEKEKIDAVIHLAAQSDVQTSLVNPGFDASVNILGTLNVLEASIKTGVKKVVYASSAAVYGEPQFLPIDEKHPLNGQSGYGLSKQVPEKYLSLNKTIHGLDFTALRYANVYGPRQDAAGEGGVVAIFTDRLPRGEETIIYGDGEQTRDFVYVGDVAQANFLALQKGSGRIMNVSTGQGTSVNELYGLITELLGTTKAPVYAQARAGDIRDSFLANNSLGEELGWKPKTGLREGLRRMLLPSQQLNQK; this is encoded by the coding sequence ATGAATGTCCTTGTCACCGGAGGAGCGGGATTTATCGGTTCCCATACGGTAGATTTGTGTATAGAAAACGGCCTTAATGTGGTTGTTGTCGACGACTTATCAAAAGGTCGTCTGGAGCATATAAATCAACAGGCCAAGTTTTATAAGTTGGATGTGCGCCAGACAGAATTAACGGCTGTAATGGAGAAAGAAAAAATCGATGCCGTTATTCATCTTGCCGCACAAAGCGACGTGCAAACGTCACTTGTAAACCCCGGATTCGATGCCTCCGTCAATATTTTGGGAACCTTAAACGTCCTGGAGGCGTCAATAAAAACAGGGGTAAAAAAAGTAGTTTATGCCTCTTCGGCCGCGGTCTACGGTGAACCGCAATTCCTGCCCATTGATGAAAAGCATCCGTTAAACGGCCAATCCGGCTATGGATTGAGTAAGCAGGTGCCGGAAAAGTACCTGTCATTAAATAAAACCATACACGGCCTGGACTTTACCGCACTGCGTTATGCCAATGTATACGGTCCCAGGCAGGATGCCGCCGGAGAGGGCGGGGTGGTAGCCATCTTTACAGACAGGCTTCCCCGGGGAGAAGAGACTATCATTTACGGAGACGGAGAGCAAACAAGAGACTTTGTTTACGTGGGGGATGTTGCACAGGCAAACTTCCTGGCTTTGCAAAAAGGATCCGGCCGGATTATGAACGTCAGCACCGGTCAGGGTACCTCGGTAAATGAACTCTACGGCTTAATTACAGAGCTTTTGGGGACAACAAAAGCTCCCGTTTATGCACAGGCAAGAGCGGGAGATATTAGAGATAGTTTTCTGGCTAATAACAGCCTGGGTGAAGAATTGGGCTGGAAGCCGAAAACCGGATTGCGGGAAGGCCTAAGGAGAATGCTGCTGCCTTCACAGCAGCTAAACCAAAAATAG
- a CDS encoding LCP family protein, whose product MAKKRNTKRIIAFVMLFALLAGAAWAYSVWVRVYDRADDDYVRDPSIEETPGITNILIIGVDAAGDVGRADSIIVMSLNEATEDVSLISIPRDSRVEIPDRGMDKINHAMAYQGISLMRSTVENLLGVPIHHYVFTNFSGFQNIVDSVGGVTLDVERSMTVRDPDTREQITLQPGVQKLNGAEALSYVRFRRDGEGDFGRMRRQQQFLKAIADEIMESTNVLRMPQFLENVARHVRTDMSIPRLLRFSNTAARLDLEEVNAIQLKGSPTMIDRVSYVRLDEEFMKDTIQRYLRWEQAAETEEG is encoded by the coding sequence ATGGCTAAAAAAAGAAACACCAAACGGATCATCGCTTTCGTTATGTTGTTTGCCCTGCTTGCCGGTGCTGCGTGGGCCTACTCAGTCTGGGTCCGGGTGTATGACCGGGCGGATGATGATTACGTAAGGGATCCCTCTATTGAAGAAACGCCGGGCATCACCAATATCCTAATCATTGGTGTGGATGCGGCAGGTGATGTTGGCCGCGCTGACTCGATTATTGTTATGAGCCTGAATGAGGCTACCGAAGATGTTTCACTTATTTCTATACCACGGGATTCACGGGTAGAGATCCCCGACCGGGGAATGGACAAGATCAACCATGCCATGGCCTACCAGGGCATTAGCCTGATGCGGTCTACAGTGGAAAATCTGTTAGGGGTCCCCATCCATCACTATGTATTTACCAACTTTTCCGGGTTCCAAAACATTGTTGATTCCGTCGGAGGGGTTACCCTAGATGTGGAGCGCAGTATGACTGTGAGAGACCCGGATACCAGAGAGCAGATAACGCTGCAACCCGGTGTACAGAAGCTTAACGGAGCTGAGGCTTTGTCGTATGTGCGTTTCCGTCGGGACGGCGAAGGGGACTTTGGCCGGATGCGGCGGCAGCAGCAGTTTTTAAAAGCTATTGCTGATGAGATTATGGAATCTACAAATGTTCTAAGGATGCCTCAGTTTTTAGAGAATGTGGCTCGTCATGTACGAACCGACATGTCAATCCCGCGGTTGCTACGGTTTAGTAACACCGCAGCCCGTCTGGATCTGGAGGAAGTAAACGCAATCCAGCTTAAAGGCTCTCCCACCATGATAGACCGTGTTTCCTATGTCAGACTGGATGAGGAGTTTATGAAAGACACAATTCAGCGGTACCTGCGCTGGGAACAAGCTGCAGAAACAGAAGAAGGTTAA
- a CDS encoding CDP-alcohol phosphatidyltransferase family protein, with product MDIEKYRKLCQKNENENYLLDKLIFRKISIYVTILFIKLGIKPNQATFISLIAALGSLYFLLFNTTAMLLTASTLIFTYYIIDHVDGELARYYIQTGQMQPSLKGHYFDVLVHRYSSNLMVFFMSLSIYNLYGYKSAVLLGFIACIGISSFPNVVAAHVIVGKIANNKNLVFEDTAVQDILSTLETKSQQIKDIHHGSTIQKLKKLIIESLFFPGHVVLLVLILIGDAFLGDFAFLAYPFNLRLVFLLGIVPLYTLKTVIQSILWLNKFSKVA from the coding sequence TTGGATATAGAAAAATATAGGAAGTTATGTCAGAAAAACGAAAATGAAAATTATTTGCTGGACAAGCTTATTTTCAGGAAGATATCAATTTATGTAACTATTCTCTTTATCAAGCTTGGAATCAAACCCAATCAGGCTACTTTTATCAGTCTGATAGCAGCCTTAGGCAGTCTTTATTTTTTATTATTTAACACCACAGCAATGCTTCTAACCGCCAGTACCCTGATTTTCACCTACTACATTATCGACCATGTGGACGGGGAACTGGCCCGATATTATATTCAAACAGGACAGATGCAGCCCAGTCTTAAAGGCCACTATTTTGATGTACTTGTTCACCGGTACTCTTCAAACCTGATGGTCTTTTTCATGAGTCTGAGCATTTACAACCTTTATGGTTACAAATCGGCGGTACTGCTGGGTTTTATAGCCTGCATTGGTATCAGCTCTTTTCCTAATGTGGTGGCAGCCCATGTCATTGTGGGGAAAATAGCCAATAACAAGAACCTGGTCTTTGAGGATACTGCTGTGCAGGATATTCTCAGTACATTAGAGACTAAATCTCAGCAGATCAAAGATATTCATCACGGCAGCACAATTCAGAAACTAAAAAAACTGATCATTGAATCTTTATTCTTTCCCGGCCATGTGGTGCTATTGGTGCTCATCCTGATTGGAGATGCCTTTCTTGGAGACTTTGCATTCCTGGCTTATCCCTTTAATCTACGGCTGGTGTTTCTGTTGGGAATAGTGCCCCTGTATACCCTTAAGACCGTTATTCAAAGCATCTTATGGCTTAATAAATTCAGCAAGGTAGCTTAA
- a CDS encoding sugar transferase, which translates to MGINSPKTWVNYVQALGDLLILNLVLALAFTIQQDWNYFLASTELYLGALVFLTILSFILFNFYGLYNTINKDWTDILTAVVVSVMFLGLAIIVISYAIPNYIFPRRVLFTFVMIYVPVIVLWRWSLLMLERRVTPAKKVIIVAEAHEIDGLVSKLNGHDSLMGVITDSPQSESPHKVLGTFEEVEELFYIHRPQVILITGNVPEDVKSRVAMSSLKYGCIIYVVPNLYEIMIAQSKLDQFKDTPVFQIRLTRNPGKEYVKRAIDCVVAVIGLIVTLPITLLTTVAIKVTSPGPVFYVQERVGRKNKCFMLYKFRTMVNNAEDKTGPVLSSKGDSRITKVGKLLRLTRIDELPQLINVLKGDMSIVGPRPERPCFVEKFDKEVPGYAYRHVMHAGLTGLAQIAGKYSTSPQDKLRYDLLYAKGSSPLFDLQIMLQTVKVMIHKDKAS; encoded by the coding sequence ATGGGGATCAACTCACCGAAAACATGGGTGAACTACGTACAGGCTTTAGGGGATTTGTTAATACTGAATCTGGTATTAGCTTTGGCATTTACCATCCAACAGGACTGGAACTATTTCCTAGCCAGTACAGAATTATATCTTGGCGCGTTAGTTTTTCTAACCATTCTGTCATTTATCCTGTTTAACTTCTACGGACTCTACAACACCATCAACAAAGACTGGACAGATATTCTCACCGCCGTTGTGGTTTCTGTAATGTTTTTGGGATTAGCCATTATTGTAATCAGTTACGCTATCCCTAATTATATCTTCCCACGGCGTGTACTATTTACTTTTGTCATGATTTACGTGCCCGTTATTGTCTTATGGCGCTGGTCGCTACTGATGCTGGAACGAAGAGTAACACCGGCCAAGAAAGTTATTATTGTGGCTGAAGCACACGAAATTGACGGCTTGGTCAGCAAGCTAAACGGCCACGACAGCCTGATGGGTGTAATAACAGACAGCCCACAATCAGAAAGTCCTCACAAAGTATTAGGCACCTTTGAAGAAGTGGAAGAACTGTTCTATATTCACCGGCCTCAGGTAATCCTGATTACCGGTAATGTGCCTGAGGATGTTAAAAGCCGGGTAGCAATGTCATCTTTAAAATACGGGTGCATTATCTATGTGGTACCCAATCTGTATGAGATTATGATTGCCCAGTCCAAGCTGGACCAGTTTAAAGATACCCCGGTATTTCAGATTCGCCTGACCAGAAACCCGGGCAAAGAGTATGTTAAGAGAGCTATTGACTGTGTTGTGGCAGTTATCGGGCTGATTGTTACCCTACCTATTACTTTGCTGACTACTGTGGCAATTAAGGTGACTTCCCCCGGCCCTGTTTTTTATGTTCAGGAGCGGGTGGGCCGTAAAAATAAGTGCTTTATGCTCTATAAGTTCCGCACCATGGTCAACAATGCGGAAGACAAAACCGGCCCTGTTCTGTCCTCCAAAGGTGATAGCCGGATAACTAAAGTAGGAAAGTTATTGCGTCTTACCAGAATCGACGAATTGCCCCAGCTAATCAACGTCCTAAAAGGCGATATGAGCATCGTCGGCCCCAGGCCGGAGCGGCCCTGTTTTGTAGAGAAATTCGATAAAGAGGTGCCCGGCTACGCCTATAGGCACGTAATGCACGCCGGCCTCACCGGTCTTGCACAAATTGCCGGTAAATACAGTACATCTCCTCAGGATAAGCTTCGCTATGACCTGCTCTATGCTAAAGGTTCCTCGCCACTGTTTGATTTGCAGATTATGCTGCAAACCGTAAAAGTCATGATCCACAAAGATAAAGCATCATAA
- a CDS encoding LicD family protein, which produces MDKQLTEVLNVIHQHNISYWLDSGTLLGLQRDGQLMEHDRDIDLSVWDSEEAKIKEMIPYFRQAGYQIYSASYKGKCFKYTFTPHNLHKNRIIDIDIFREVQGHAWCPMYYFNLNAAKKEKETAKKSSLLGGLRSVIRTGWKQLNTRFPLHVKIDSLPWRTFVNLGTWWIPKTYFTNIIFDDRLETYIPQEWESYLSFRYGNWQEPCDDWVFYRDDGGIQDADPGLLLDSQ; this is translated from the coding sequence TTGGATAAACAGCTAACAGAGGTTCTTAACGTAATACATCAGCATAATATATCCTATTGGTTGGATAGTGGAACCCTTTTGGGTTTGCAGCGTGACGGCCAACTAATGGAGCACGACCGGGATATTGATCTTAGCGTCTGGGATTCTGAAGAAGCTAAAATTAAAGAAATGATTCCTTATTTCCGTCAGGCGGGCTACCAGATTTATTCGGCCTCCTACAAAGGTAAATGCTTTAAATATACATTTACCCCGCATAATCTGCACAAAAACCGCATAATAGACATTGATATCTTCAGAGAGGTGCAGGGGCATGCCTGGTGTCCAATGTATTATTTTAATCTCAATGCAGCCAAAAAGGAAAAGGAAACTGCTAAGAAAAGCAGTCTTTTGGGTGGGCTTAGAAGCGTTATTCGCACAGGGTGGAAGCAGCTTAACACCAGATTTCCCCTGCATGTTAAAATAGATTCCCTTCCCTGGCGAACCTTTGTCAACCTGGGAACCTGGTGGATTCCTAAAACTTATTTTACAAACATTATCTTTGATGACCGCCTGGAAACTTACATACCGCAGGAATGGGAGAGTTATTTGTCATTTAGGTATGGAAACTGGCAGGAGCCCTGCGATGACTGGGTTTTTTACAGAGATGACGGCGGCATTCAGGATGCTGATCCCGGCCTACTTTTGGATTCCCAGTAA
- a CDS encoding sugar phosphate nucleotidyltransferase, producing the protein MYLFLTNATQKRKIQTVPELDISTSQGCDTIKAMILAAGLGTRLRPLTNSVSKPMVEMANRPCMEHAVRLLAKYGVKDIVVNLHYMPEIIQEHFGDGSAFGVNITYSYEKELMGTAGGFKRVQKFFGDEPALIISGDALTDVNLEQLYKFHKENEAIATLALKQVADPTQYGVVVREGNKIVQFQEKPKLEEAISNLANTGIYLFDPRIFDHIPADTFYDFGKQVFPELLEKGEKMCGYVMKEYWCDVGDLTMYREAHYDMLTGVVRVELPGKELPGNIWFGDRVSVHPDVKIVGPVLLGNNCTIKEGARIYGPVVLGDNTVVEKDAVIKRSILWDNVLVQNNADLADTIVASQCLLPENIMLKEEVLEPSILQHVCEVAATKEK; encoded by the coding sequence ATGTATCTTTTCTTAACAAATGCCACACAAAAAAGGAAAATACAGACTGTCCCCGAATTAGATATAAGCACTTCTCAAGGATGTGATACTATCAAGGCAATGATACTTGCAGCCGGCTTGGGCACACGGCTGCGCCCACTGACAAACTCTGTGTCCAAACCCATGGTTGAGATGGCAAACAGGCCCTGTATGGAACACGCTGTGCGGTTGTTGGCTAAGTACGGTGTTAAGGATATTGTTGTCAACCTGCACTATATGCCGGAGATTATCCAGGAGCATTTTGGAGATGGTTCTGCTTTTGGAGTGAACATTACTTATTCGTACGAGAAAGAGCTAATGGGTACCGCAGGAGGTTTTAAGCGGGTACAGAAGTTCTTTGGGGACGAACCGGCATTGATTATTAGTGGCGATGCGCTGACCGATGTTAATCTGGAGCAATTATACAAGTTCCATAAAGAGAATGAAGCCATTGCCACATTGGCATTAAAGCAGGTGGCAGATCCCACACAGTACGGTGTGGTGGTACGTGAAGGAAACAAGATTGTACAGTTTCAGGAAAAGCCGAAACTGGAAGAGGCCATCAGCAATCTGGCTAATACCGGAATCTATCTTTTTGACCCCAGAATCTTTGACCATATTCCGGCAGATACTTTTTATGATTTTGGCAAACAGGTCTTTCCCGAGCTATTGGAAAAAGGGGAAAAGATGTGCGGCTATGTAATGAAGGAATACTGGTGTGATGTGGGTGACTTAACGATGTATCGCGAAGCCCATTATGATATGCTGACCGGGGTCGTTAGAGTAGAGCTGCCCGGTAAAGAGCTGCCGGGTAATATCTGGTTTGGAGACCGGGTTTCCGTGCATCCTGACGTTAAGATTGTGGGGCCGGTACTGTTGGGTAACAACTGTACCATTAAAGAAGGGGCCAGGATTTACGGCCCGGTAGTATTGGGAGACAATACAGTTGTTGAAAAGGATGCGGTAATTAAACGCTCCATTCTTTGGGACAATGTGCTGGTACAAAATAATGCTGACTTAGCGGATACCATAGTGGCCAGCCAGTGTTTGTTACCGGAAAACATCATGTTAAAAGAAGAAGTATTGGAACCCAGCATACTTCAGCACGTTTGTGAAGTGGCGGCTACAAAAGAAAAGTAA
- a CDS encoding chitobiase/beta-hexosaminidase C-terminal domain-containing protein, which yields MKKIFIGIAVLIIILLTVLAVQSQGDSDTNNFTTYNTPGVYGPETGIDIVTGDVVVQSGDVKLQNLHIQGSLYLTGLIEGRVELDNITVDKVLAINSSGETELIMHNSTIASQLVSSATGTVFISSTGSTVVEELGIRTRTQVKLSGAFNRLSVSNAANLILTNISLARLDIEEEAAGTIITLKEPVHIAYLRLNAATNVLGQGTVAHAEILSDGVWLEAEPQEISFAQGIILSESRNITGDESEDSDEEEPNDESQSPVILYAMESFTLRPGEEATQTISTSPTEVELTATSSNEGVATATVSGMTVTVNAHAPGSARILVAGSHEDYSDGSAPFTVTVSQPTAATPSASPRQGEVEPGTEITLSTSTQDGTIYYTTDGSEPSTSSTRYRASSRPVVNQNGLTIRAITVKDGYTTSNSATFTFTVPEEPIQEEDQAEPEEPDSPDEPEEEPEVDDAQENGDNDNA from the coding sequence GTGAAGAAAATATTTATAGGAATAGCTGTTTTAATTATTATTCTTCTAACAGTATTGGCCGTACAAAGTCAAGGGGATTCCGATACCAATAACTTTACTACATACAATACACCTGGTGTGTACGGACCGGAAACAGGCATAGATATTGTTACGGGTGATGTGGTTGTTCAATCGGGCGATGTTAAGCTACAAAACTTGCACATCCAAGGCAGCCTTTACCTTACCGGGTTAATTGAAGGACGAGTGGAGTTGGACAACATCACCGTAGATAAAGTGCTGGCCATAAACTCTTCCGGGGAAACAGAACTCATAATGCATAATAGCACCATTGCTTCACAGTTGGTAAGCTCCGCCACCGGCACTGTGTTTATATCCTCAACAGGAAGTACCGTAGTCGAAGAATTGGGAATACGGACCAGAACCCAGGTTAAACTCTCCGGTGCCTTCAACCGGCTATCGGTAAGCAATGCAGCAAACCTGATACTGACAAATATTAGTTTAGCCAGGCTGGATATTGAGGAGGAAGCAGCAGGAACAATAATAACCTTGAAGGAACCGGTACATATCGCTTACCTCCGCTTAAATGCAGCCACAAATGTCCTTGGCCAAGGTACTGTGGCCCATGCCGAAATACTCTCAGATGGTGTTTGGCTGGAAGCAGAGCCACAGGAGATTAGTTTTGCACAGGGAATTATTTTGTCAGAATCCAGAAATATTACCGGCGATGAATCAGAGGATTCCGACGAAGAAGAACCGAATGATGAGTCGCAATCACCGGTAATTCTCTATGCCATGGAGTCCTTTACCCTCCGCCCGGGTGAGGAAGCTACACAGACTATTTCCACCTCGCCCACCGAGGTAGAGCTCACTGCCACCAGCAGCAATGAAGGTGTGGCAACGGCCACTGTTTCCGGCATGACAGTAACCGTAAACGCCCACGCCCCCGGCAGTGCCAGAATCCTGGTGGCCGGTTCCCACGAAGATTATAGTGATGGTTCAGCTCCCTTTACAGTGACCGTTTCACAGCCCACCGCAGCTACACCTTCTGCTAGCCCAAGGCAGGGAGAAGTGGAGCCGGGTACCGAAATTACACTATCCACCAGTACACAAGACGGCACTATTTATTACACCACCGACGGTTCAGAGCCTTCCACATCCAGTACCCGTTACAGAGCATCGAGCAGGCCGGTGGTTAATCAAAACGGCCTTACTATCCGTGCCATCACAGTTAAAGATGGCTACACAACCAGTAACTCCGCCACTTTTACCTTTACAGTTCCGGAAGAACCGATCCAGGAAGAAGATCAGGCAGAGCCCGAGGAGCCCGACTCCCCGGATGAACCAGAAGAAGAGCCGGAAGTAGATGATGCACAGGAGAACGGAGACAATGACAATGCTTAA